Proteins from one Falco cherrug isolate bFalChe1 chromosome 7, bFalChe1.pri, whole genome shotgun sequence genomic window:
- the LARGE2 gene encoding xylosyl- and glucuronyltransferase LARGE2 isoform X2 has protein sequence MAARSGGPLPRMGTPTGVRGATARPAPSSGRCTSVRKNPLHFHFITDSVAHRILQMLFQSWMVPSVHVSFYNADDLKPEVSWIPNKHYSGIYGLMKLTLTKALPSNLSKVIVLDTDITFATDIAELWAVFGKFSDKQVIGLVENQSDWYLGNLWKNHKPWPALGRGFNTGVILLLLDRLRRLGWEQMWRLTAERELMSMLSTSLADQDIFNAVIKQNPALVYRLPCFWNVQLSDHTRSEQCYTELSDLKVIHWNSPKKLRVKNKHVEFFRNLYLTFLEYDGNLLRRELFGCASLPSPPSDQLQQALEELDEDDPCYDFRQQHLTQHRIHLFFLQYEFLALPGPTDVTLVAQLSMDRLQMLEAICKHWAGPISLALYMSDAEAQQFLRYAQASEVLSARRNVAYHIVYKEGQFYPINLLRNVALANTQTPYVFLTDIDFLPMYGLYDYLRNSIQQLELPQRKAALIVPAFETLHYRLTFPKSKAELLSMLDMGSLYTFRYHVWPKGHAPTDYAKWRTATVPYRVAWQPDFEPYVVVRRDCPKYDQRFVGFGWNKVSHIMELDAQEYELLVLPNAFMIHMPHAPSFDISKFRLSAGYRGCLQTLREEFHQDLSRRYGAAALKYLTAERSL, from the exons ATGGCAGCCCGCAGTGGGGGACCTCTGCCGAGGATGGGGACCCCCACGGGGGTGAGAGGAGCAACCGCACGGCCTGCCCCAAGCAGCGGACGGTGCACAAGTGTGAG GAAAAACCCCCTCCACTTCCACTTCATCACGGACTCCGTGGCCCACCGAATCCTCCAGATGCTCTTCCAGTCCTGGATGGTGCCCTCCGTCCACGTCAGCTTCTACAACGCCGATGACTTGAAG CCGGAGGTGTCCTGGATCCCCAACAAGCACTACTCCGGCATCTACGGCCTGATGAAGCTGACGCTTACCAAGGCACTGCCCTCCAACCTATCCAAGGTCATCGTCTTGGACACCGACATCACCTTCGCCACCGACATCGCCGAGCTCTGGGCCGTCTTTGGGAAGTTTTCTG ACAAGCAGGTGATTGGGCTGGTGGAGAACCAAAGCGACTGGTATTTGGGCAACCTGTGGAAAAACCACAAACCGTGGCCGGCCCTGGGACGTGGCTTCAACACGG GGGTGATCCTGCTCCTTCTGGACCGCCTTCGTcgcctgggctgggagcagatgTGGCGGCTGACGGCGGAGCGGGAGCTCATGAGCATGCTCTCCACCTCGCTGGCCGACCAG GACATCTTTAACGCGGTGATCAAGCAGAACCCGGCCCTGGTGTACCGGCTCCCCTGCTTCTGGAACGTGCAGCTCTCCGATCACACCCGCTCGGAGCAGTGCTACACCGAGCTCTCGGATCTCAAG GTGATCCACTGGAACTCGCCCAAGAAGCTGCGCGTGAAGAACAAGCACGTGGAGTTCTTCCGCAACCTCTACCTGACCTTCCTGGAGTACGATGGGAACCTGCTGCGCCGGGAGCTCTTTGGCTGTgccagcctccccagcccccccagcgaCCAG ctgcagcaggcactggAGGAGTTGGACGAGGACGATCCCTGCTACGATTTCCGCCAGCAGCACCTCACGCAGCACCGCATCCACCTCTTCTTCCTGCAGTACGAGTTCCTGGCCCTTCCTGGCCCCACCGATGTCACCCTTGTGGCCCAGCTCTCCATGGACAG GTTACAGATGCTGGAGGCCATCTGCAAGCACTGGGCAGGCCCCATCAGCCTGGCGCTGTACATGTCGGATGCGGAGGCTCAGCAGTTCCTGCGCTACGCCCAGGCCTCGGAGGTGCTGAGCGCCCGCCGCAACGTCGCCTACCACATCGTCTACAAGGAGGGGCAGTTCTACCCCATCAACCTGCTGCGCAACGTGGCCTTGGCCAACACGCAGACACCGTACGTCTTTCTGACGGACATTGACTTCTTGCCTATGTACGGCCTCTACGATTACCTCAG GAACTCcatccagcagctggagctgccccaGAGGAAGGCAGCTCTCATCGTGCCGGCTTTTGAGACCTTGCACTATCGCCTGACCTTCCCCAAAtccaaagcagagctgctctccatgCTGGACATGGGATCCCTCTACACCTTCAG GTACCACGTGTGGCCAAAAGGCCATGCCCCAACTGACTACGCCAAGTGGCGGACGGCCACCGTGCCGTACCGTGTGGCGTGGCAGCCGGACTTCGAGCCTTACGTTGTAGTGAGGCGAGACTGCCCCAAGTATGACCAGAGGTTCGTGGGCTTCGGCTGGAACAAGGTGTCCCACATCATGGAGCTGGATGCGCAG GAGTATGAGCTGCTGGTCCTGCCCAACGCCTTCATGATCCACATGCCCCACGCCCCCAGCTTTGACATCTCCAAGTTCCGCCTGAGCGCAGGGTACCGGGGCTGCCTCCAGACGCTGCGGGAGGAGTTCCACCAGGACCTGTCGCGGCGGTACGGGGCTGCCGCACTCAAATACCTCACCGCCGAGAGGAGCCTCTGA
- the LARGE2 gene encoding xylosyl- and glucuronyltransferase LARGE2 isoform X1, producing MLRSWRMKLKLLLATVTLAILLSWLYLFVGSLEYGRFLLLPPCLGEQPTRDVEREALASRVRRVEEENEQLRLQLGQAQAEGSDGSPQWGTSAEDGDPHGGERSNRTACPKQRTVHKCELLHIAIVCAGHNASRDVVTLVKSILFHRKNPLHFHFITDSVAHRILQMLFQSWMVPSVHVSFYNADDLKPEVSWIPNKHYSGIYGLMKLTLTKALPSNLSKVIVLDTDITFATDIAELWAVFGKFSDKQVIGLVENQSDWYLGNLWKNHKPWPALGRGFNTGVILLLLDRLRRLGWEQMWRLTAERELMSMLSTSLADQDIFNAVIKQNPALVYRLPCFWNVQLSDHTRSEQCYTELSDLKVIHWNSPKKLRVKNKHVEFFRNLYLTFLEYDGNLLRRELFGCASLPSPPSDQLQQALEELDEDDPCYDFRQQHLTQHRIHLFFLQYEFLALPGPTDVTLVAQLSMDRLQMLEAICKHWAGPISLALYMSDAEAQQFLRYAQASEVLSARRNVAYHIVYKEGQFYPINLLRNVALANTQTPYVFLTDIDFLPMYGLYDYLRNSIQQLELPQRKAALIVPAFETLHYRLTFPKSKAELLSMLDMGSLYTFRYHVWPKGHAPTDYAKWRTATVPYRVAWQPDFEPYVVVRRDCPKYDQRFVGFGWNKVSHIMELDAQEYELLVLPNAFMIHMPHAPSFDISKFRLSAGYRGCLQTLREEFHQDLSRRYGAAALKYLTAERSL from the exons ATGTTGCGCTCCTGGCGCATGAAGCTGAAGCTGCTGCTCGCCACGGTGACCCTGGCCATCCTCCTCTCCTGGCTCTACCTCTTCGTGGGCAGCCTCGAAT ATGGCCGCTTCCTCCTGCTGCCGCCCTGCCTGGGCGAGCAGCCGACCCGGGACGTGGAGCGGGAGGCGCTGGCCTCGCGGGTGCgcagggtggaggaggagaaCGAGCAGCTCCGTCTGCAGCTCGGCCAGGCGCAGGCGGAAGGCAGCGATGGCAGCCCGCAGTGGGGGACCTCTGCCGAGGATGGGGACCCCCACGGGGGTGAGAGGAGCAACCGCACGGCCTGCCCCAAGCAGCGGACGGTGCACAAGTGTGAG CTCCTGCACATTGCGATTGTGTGCGCCGGGCACAACGCGAGCCGGGATGTGGTCACCCTGGTGAAATCCATCCTCTTCCACAG GAAAAACCCCCTCCACTTCCACTTCATCACGGACTCCGTGGCCCACCGAATCCTCCAGATGCTCTTCCAGTCCTGGATGGTGCCCTCCGTCCACGTCAGCTTCTACAACGCCGATGACTTGAAG CCGGAGGTGTCCTGGATCCCCAACAAGCACTACTCCGGCATCTACGGCCTGATGAAGCTGACGCTTACCAAGGCACTGCCCTCCAACCTATCCAAGGTCATCGTCTTGGACACCGACATCACCTTCGCCACCGACATCGCCGAGCTCTGGGCCGTCTTTGGGAAGTTTTCTG ACAAGCAGGTGATTGGGCTGGTGGAGAACCAAAGCGACTGGTATTTGGGCAACCTGTGGAAAAACCACAAACCGTGGCCGGCCCTGGGACGTGGCTTCAACACGG GGGTGATCCTGCTCCTTCTGGACCGCCTTCGTcgcctgggctgggagcagatgTGGCGGCTGACGGCGGAGCGGGAGCTCATGAGCATGCTCTCCACCTCGCTGGCCGACCAG GACATCTTTAACGCGGTGATCAAGCAGAACCCGGCCCTGGTGTACCGGCTCCCCTGCTTCTGGAACGTGCAGCTCTCCGATCACACCCGCTCGGAGCAGTGCTACACCGAGCTCTCGGATCTCAAG GTGATCCACTGGAACTCGCCCAAGAAGCTGCGCGTGAAGAACAAGCACGTGGAGTTCTTCCGCAACCTCTACCTGACCTTCCTGGAGTACGATGGGAACCTGCTGCGCCGGGAGCTCTTTGGCTGTgccagcctccccagcccccccagcgaCCAG ctgcagcaggcactggAGGAGTTGGACGAGGACGATCCCTGCTACGATTTCCGCCAGCAGCACCTCACGCAGCACCGCATCCACCTCTTCTTCCTGCAGTACGAGTTCCTGGCCCTTCCTGGCCCCACCGATGTCACCCTTGTGGCCCAGCTCTCCATGGACAG GTTACAGATGCTGGAGGCCATCTGCAAGCACTGGGCAGGCCCCATCAGCCTGGCGCTGTACATGTCGGATGCGGAGGCTCAGCAGTTCCTGCGCTACGCCCAGGCCTCGGAGGTGCTGAGCGCCCGCCGCAACGTCGCCTACCACATCGTCTACAAGGAGGGGCAGTTCTACCCCATCAACCTGCTGCGCAACGTGGCCTTGGCCAACACGCAGACACCGTACGTCTTTCTGACGGACATTGACTTCTTGCCTATGTACGGCCTCTACGATTACCTCAG GAACTCcatccagcagctggagctgccccaGAGGAAGGCAGCTCTCATCGTGCCGGCTTTTGAGACCTTGCACTATCGCCTGACCTTCCCCAAAtccaaagcagagctgctctccatgCTGGACATGGGATCCCTCTACACCTTCAG GTACCACGTGTGGCCAAAAGGCCATGCCCCAACTGACTACGCCAAGTGGCGGACGGCCACCGTGCCGTACCGTGTGGCGTGGCAGCCGGACTTCGAGCCTTACGTTGTAGTGAGGCGAGACTGCCCCAAGTATGACCAGAGGTTCGTGGGCTTCGGCTGGAACAAGGTGTCCCACATCATGGAGCTGGATGCGCAG GAGTATGAGCTGCTGGTCCTGCCCAACGCCTTCATGATCCACATGCCCCACGCCCCCAGCTTTGACATCTCCAAGTTCCGCCTGAGCGCAGGGTACCGGGGCTGCCTCCAGACGCTGCGGGAGGAGTTCCACCAGGACCTGTCGCGGCGGTACGGGGCTGCCGCACTCAAATACCTCACCGCCGAGAGGAGCCTCTGA